The genome window CGTTGACGGTGGGGAGGATGGTGTTGCCGAACAGCTTGCCCGCGCCGAACAGCTCGCGCACGAAGCCGAGGGTGAGCAGCATGACGCTGTAGCCGAGGCCGTTGCCGATGCCGTCGAGGAACGCGAGCTTCGGCGGGTTCTGCATCGCGAACGCCTCGGCGCGGCCCATCACGATGCAGTTGGTGATGATCAGCCCGACGAACACCGAGAGCTGCTTGCTGAGCGAGTACGCGAACGCCTTGAGCAGCTGGTCGACCACGATCACCAGCGAGGCGATGATCACCATCTGCACGATCATGCGGATCGAGGAGGGGATCTGCGAGCGGATCGACGAGACCGAAAGGTTGGAGATCGCCGTCACCATCGTCAGCGCCAGCGACATCACCGCCGCGGTCTTGAGATTCGACGTGACCGCGAGCGCCGAGCAGATGCCGAGGATCTGCAGGCCGATCGGGTTGTTCTCGAAGATCGGATTGAAGAGAACTTCGCGAGTGGTGGGTTTTGCCATGATCAAGCCTCCCCCTTTCTCAGGTTCTGCAGGAAAGGCCCGAACCCGTTCGGACCGAGCCAGAAATGCAGCAAATGTTCGACGCCGCGGCTGGTGAGCGTGGCGCCGGCGATCGCGTCGACCCGATGCACCGCCTGCGGGCTGCCGTCGTTGGCGCCGCCCTTCAGCATCACCAGTTCGACCTCTCCGGCGTCGTCGTAGACCTGCTTGCCGGGCCATTGCGCGAGCCAGCGCGGGTTGTCGACCTCGCCGCCGAGGCCAGGGGTTTCGGCATGCTGATAGAAGCCGAAGCCCTTGACGGTCTTGAGGTCGCTGCCGAGGGCGATAAAGCCGTAGAGGGTCGACCACAGACCGTAGCCGCGCACCGGCAGGATCAGGGTTTCGATGTTTCCGCCCTTTTCCACGATGTAGGCGACGCTGTAGCGCTCCTGGCGGTGGATCGAGGCGATGTCGGCCGCGGCCGGAAGCGTGCGCGACAGCGAGGGATCCTGCGCCGCCTTCAACGGATCGAAGGTGCGCGGGTCCTCGGCGGTGCTGAAGCGGCCGGTCTGGAGGTCGACGAGGCGGGGGGTGATGCCGTCGGCGAAGATCCGCCGCACCTCGGCGCCGCTCGCGCCGTCCTCAACCATGCCCGCGACGCGCAGGATGCTGCGCTGCTTGTCGAGCAGGGCGTTCTCCTGCTGGAGGGGCTTGAGCGAAACCGCCGCGCCCGCGACGAACACCGAACACACCAGGCAGACGGCGAGCGCCACCAGCAGAGTGCGGCCGATGGTTTCCTTTTGCTCAGACATTGCGCGCGGCCCTCCGCTTGATGTTGGCCCGGATGACGAAATGGTCGATGATCGGCGCGAACAGGTTGGCGAACAGGATCGCCAGCATCATCCCTTCGGGGAAGGCGGGGTTGATGACGCGCACCATCACCAC of uncultured Alphaproteobacteria bacterium contains these proteins:
- the nqrD gene encoding Na(+)-translocating NADH-quinone reductase subunit D, with product MAKPTTREVLFNPIFENNPIGLQILGICSALAVTSNLKTAAVMSLALTMVTAISNLSVSSIRSQIPSSIRMIVQMVIIASLVIVVDQLLKAFAYSLSKQLSVFVGLIITNCIVMGRAEAFAMQNPPKLAFLDGIGNGLGYSVMLLTLGFVRELFGAGKLFGNTILPTVNEGGWYIPNGLLLLPPSAFFLIGLIIWGLRTWKSSQKEVPTFRICAHVRAESY
- the nqrC gene encoding Na(+)-translocating NADH-quinone reductase subunit C, yielding MSEQKETIGRTLLVALAVCLVCSVFVAGAAVSLKPLQQENALLDKQRSILRVAGMVEDGASGAEVRRIFADGITPRLVDLQTGRFSTAEDPRTFDPLKAAQDPSLSRTLPAAADIASIHRQERYSVAYIVEKGGNIETLILPVRGYGLWSTLYGFIALGSDLKTVKGFGFYQHAETPGLGGEVDNPRWLAQWPGKQVYDDAGEVELVMLKGGANDGSPQAVHRVDAIAGATLTSRGVEHLLHFWLGPNGFGPFLQNLRKGEA